The Brasilonema sennae CENA114 genome includes a region encoding these proteins:
- a CDS encoding MHYT domain-containing protein has translation MLQADVAISSTYNPFLVALSIVIAVFASYTAIDLAGQITLAKAKAKLAWLIGGAVVMGIGIWSMHFVGMLALSLPISMGYDALTVLLSVLPAIVASGGALFLASRPVLSTQQLLSGGVLMGIGIVSMHYIGMAAMRMEAAIQYNAVQFMLSVAIAIGGSILALWIAFQLRLQTGKTLRRRKIYSAFVMAIAISGMHYTGMAAACFKATKVTNVATMQVSLAKLAISIGVSTIIILSFTLLTSFVERRMVSQTLLLKQGEAQRSQLLMDITLLIRQSLKLEDVLNTAVCEIQKALNADRVIIYRFNADWGGTIIAESVGKGWIKTLGRTVFTLFGKDDIQMYKDGQVQAVNNIYQGNFSDSYQQILEGFQIKSILVAPILSEHRLLGLLCAHECSEFRNWQRLEIDLFGQLAIQVSLALEQANLLHELNTAQEVLRVRDRAIAAARNAIVITDPRQEDNPIIFCNPAFEALTGYSPQEVLGRNCRFLQGYDTNPQTIEQIRNALRQEQECHVVIKNYRKNGTPFWCELSISPARDVTGQVINYIGVQSDITSRKQAEEELRRSKEFLQHQLMELIDDVKEVAKGDLRVRAQMTTGEIGIVANFFNTIIESLQQLVLQVKQAAIQVNVSLGDNSDAIRHLADEALQQAEEISCTLELVNQMNFSIQEVANNAFQAVQVARTSANTALSAGEAMDYTASSIFNLQKTITETAKRIKRFGESSQEISKVVTLINEIALQTNILAINAGLEATRAGEQCQGFIVVAHEVGRLAIQSAEATQEIEQIAENIQLETQAVIQTIEQGTTQVVESAELVKDVKQSMEMIVKVSRQIDELVESISQTTVSQAETSQAVAVFMKEIAKASVGTADSSGVVSTSLQQTVEVAQQLQASVSLFQTGVGS, from the coding sequence ATGTTGCAGGCAGATGTGGCGATAAGTAGTACTTATAATCCATTCCTTGTTGCCCTTTCAATTGTGATAGCTGTGTTTGCTTCGTACACCGCTATTGATTTGGCTGGGCAAATAACGCTAGCTAAAGCAAAGGCAAAACTAGCTTGGTTAATTGGCGGTGCTGTTGTCATGGGAATTGGTATCTGGTCAATGCACTTTGTTGGCATGCTTGCCTTGAGTTTACCAATATCGATGGGCTATGATGCGTTGACTGTGCTGCTTTCGGTGCTGCCTGCTATTGTTGCCTCTGGTGGTGCGCTTTTCCTGGCGAGTCGCCCAGTCTTAAGTACACAGCAATTGCTGAGTGGTGGTGTGTTAATGGGCATTGGTATTGTCTCTATGCACTACATTGGTATGGCAGCAATGCGGATGGAAGCAGCTATTCAGTATAATGCAGTACAGTTTATGCTTTCTGTGGCGATCGCCATAGGTGGATCAATTCTGGCGCTGTGGATTGCTTTCCAACTGCGTTTGCAAACGGGGAAAACGCTTAGGCGACGCAAGATTTATAGTGCGTTCGTCATGGCAATTGCAATTTCCGGCATGCATTACACAGGAATGGCAGCTGCCTGTTTTAAAGCAACTAAAGTGACTAACGTTGCAACCATGCAAGTATCCCTGGCTAAGTTAGCTATAAGTATTGGCGTTAGTACTATCATTATCCTAAGTTTCACACTGCTAACTTCCTTTGTGGAGCGGCGAATGGTTTCCCAAACACTATTACTTAAACAGGGAGAAGCTCAGCGATCGCAGCTACTGATGGACATTACCCTGCTGATTCGGCAGTCTCTCAAGTTAGAGGATGTTCTCAACACAGCGGTTTGTGAAATCCAAAAAGCACTGAACGCAGACCGCGTTATCATCTATCGTTTCAATGCTGACTGGGGCGGTACCATCATTGCCGAGTCAGTAGGAAAGGGTTGGATAAAAACGTTAGGAAGAACTGTCTTTACTCTGTTTGGCAAAGATGACATTCAAATGTACAAAGATGGTCAAGTCCAAGCTGTAAATAACATTTATCAGGGGAATTTTTCAGACTCTTACCAACAAATTCTTGAAGGCTTTCAAATTAAGTCGATTTTGGTTGCACCTATCTTAAGTGAGCATCGGCTTTTAGGTTTATTGTGTGCTCACGAATGCTCTGAATTTCGGAATTGGCAGCGGCTAGAAATTGATTTATTTGGGCAATTAGCCATTCAAGTAAGCCTTGCTTTAGAACAAGCAAATCTTTTGCATGAACTTAACACTGCACAGGAAGTGCTGCGAGTGCGTGACCGTGCGATCGCCGCTGCTAGAAATGCAATTGTGATAACAGACCCTCGTCAGGAAGATAATCCTATCATCTTTTGCAATCCTGCATTTGAAGCCTTGACCGGCTATTCACCACAAGAAGTTTTAGGACGCAACTGCCGATTTTTGCAAGGATATGACACTAATCCACAGACTATTGAACAAATACGCAACGCATTGCGACAAGAGCAAGAATGTCATGTTGTGATTAAGAATTACCGTAAGAACGGTACCCCATTCTGGTGTGAATTAAGTATTTCTCCAGCACGAGACGTCACTGGACAAGTGATAAATTATATTGGGGTGCAATCTGACATTACCTCACGCAAACAGGCGGAAGAAGAATTGAGACGCAGCAAAGAGTTCCTCCAACATCAGCTGATGGAACTTATTGATGATGTTAAAGAGGTAGCCAAAGGTGACCTGAGAGTTCGAGCTCAAATGACAACCGGTGAAATCGGAATAGTAGCCAACTTTTTTAATACCATTATCGAAAGCTTGCAACAACTAGTCCTTCAAGTCAAACAAGCGGCTATACAGGTCAATGTTTCTCTGGGGGACAACTCTGATGCGATTCGTCACTTAGCAGATGAAGCACTCCAACAGGCTGAAGAAATTAGCTGCACCCTTGAGTTGGTAAATCAAATGAATTTCTCTATTCAAGAAGTCGCCAATAATGCTTTTCAAGCAGTGCAAGTGGCTCGCACGTCTGCCAATACTGCTTTGAGTGCAGGTGAAGCAATGGATTATACCGCATCTAGCATCTTTAATTTGCAAAAAACAATTACTGAAACAGCCAAAAGGATAAAACGTTTTGGCGAGTCATCCCAAGAAATTTCTAAAGTTGTCACCTTGATTAACGAAATTGCATTACAAACCAATATACTAGCTATCAATGCTGGTCTGGAAGCAACGCGTGCAGGTGAACAATGTCAGGGTTTTATTGTTGTGGCTCACGAAGTTGGTCGCTTAGCAATACAGTCAGCCGAAGCGACTCAAGAAATTGAACAAATTGCAGAAAATATCCAATTAGAAACGCAAGCAGTTATCCAGACCATAGAACAAGGAACCACTCAGGTGGTAGAAAGCGCTGAGCTAGTCAAAGACGTTAAGCAAAGCATGGAGATGATTGTAAAAGTATCTCGTCAAATTGACGAGTTAGTTGAGTCAATTTCTCAAACAACAGTGTCTCAAGCTGAGACTTCCCAGGCTGTTGCTGTTTTTATGAAGGAAATTGCCAAAGCATCAGTTGGCACTGCTGATTCATCTGGTGTTGTGTCAACTTCTTTACAACAAACTGTAGAAGTCGCGCAGCAGTTACAAGCATCAGTTAGTCTGTTTCAAACTGGCGTCGGTAGTTGA
- a CDS encoding OmpA family protein: MYSLRFSIYLIPIILTIIANNLVYSATAKAEVKFGTVKSPQTKFFQAQLLVQELSKVRTPIIQFSKDTYPEVNLPDITSGQIQVQENQYLTIITLPADLLFDSNKDTIRPDAKKILRQVSQAINNHYPNTWLQILGHTDSKGSKDNNLKLSEQWVAAVQKWLSEKGGIDMSLISKEGYGEAQPVAANQKSDSSDNPVGRQKNRRIEIVIQKVANHQV; the protein is encoded by the coding sequence ATGTATTCACTCCGTTTCAGTATTTACTTAATACCTATTATCCTGACAATCATCGCTAACAATTTGGTATATTCAGCAACGGCAAAAGCCGAAGTAAAGTTTGGAACAGTAAAATCACCTCAAACAAAGTTTTTTCAAGCACAATTACTTGTACAAGAGTTATCAAAAGTCCGAACTCCCATTATTCAGTTTTCTAAGGATACATATCCTGAAGTCAACTTACCTGATATTACATCTGGGCAAATTCAAGTTCAGGAAAATCAATACTTAACTATTATTACGCTGCCAGCAGATCTTTTATTTGACTCTAATAAAGATACGATTCGCCCAGATGCAAAGAAAATCTTGCGTCAAGTTAGTCAGGCAATCAATAATCATTATCCTAACACTTGGTTACAAATCCTAGGACATACTGATTCTAAAGGCTCCAAAGATAATAATTTAAAATTGTCAGAGCAATGGGTAGCAGCAGTACAAAAGTGGCTGAGTGAAAAAGGTGGCATAGACATGTCTTTGATATCGAAAGAAGGTTATGGGGAAGCGCAACCCGTAGCAGCAAATCAAAAATCTGATAGTTCAGATAATCCCGTAGGACGGCAAAAGAACCGTCGTATTGAAATTGTGATTCAAAAGGTGGCAAATCATCAGGTATAA
- a CDS encoding ion transporter — protein MLLSKEKTAFYLKDLETPVGKIVNLTIAGLVLFSSVIFVAQTYNISDDLRLILNFIDTFVLLIFIAEYLLRIWSEEKKIKYFFSFYSLIDLIAILPYLLGGVDISFVRLLRWFRILRLIRFIDNKFLLGVSTEDSLVYTRILFTLFAIIFVYSGLIYQVEHSVNSQNFATFLDAFYFSIVTMTTVGFGDVTPISELGRLLTVLMILTGIALIPWQVGDLIKRLVKTANQVETICSGCGLSFHDTDAMFCKICGTKLRNNS, from the coding sequence ATGTTACTTAGCAAAGAAAAAACAGCATTTTACTTGAAAGACTTAGAGACACCAGTAGGTAAAATTGTGAATTTAACTATTGCTGGTTTAGTTTTATTCTCCTCTGTTATTTTTGTAGCACAGACTTATAACATATCTGATGATTTACGGCTGATTTTAAATTTCATAGATACATTTGTGTTACTGATTTTTATTGCTGAGTATCTACTCCGTATCTGGAGTGAGGAAAAGAAAATTAAGTACTTTTTTAGTTTTTATTCTTTAATTGACTTAATAGCGATTTTACCCTATTTATTAGGCGGTGTTGATATCAGCTTTGTTCGACTGCTACGATGGTTCAGGATTTTGCGTTTAATTCGATTTATAGATAACAAATTTCTCTTGGGTGTCAGCACAGAAGACAGTTTAGTTTATACACGAATATTATTTACATTATTTGCTATTATTTTTGTCTACTCAGGTTTAATTTATCAAGTAGAACATTCTGTTAATTCACAAAATTTTGCTACTTTTTTGGATGCTTTTTATTTTTCTATAGTCACGATGACCACTGTTGGTTTTGGCGATGTGACTCCAATTTCTGAGTTAGGTCGTTTATTGACAGTATTAATGATTTTAACAGGTATTGCTCTGATTCCTTGGCAAGTAGGTGATTTGATCAAGAGGCTAGTCAAAACTGCAAATCAAGTAGAAACAATTTGTTCTGGCTGCGGTTTATCGTTCCATGATACAGATGCTATGTTCTGCAAAATTTGTGGTACTAAGTTGAGAAATAATTCATAA
- a CDS encoding nucleoside deaminase — MNPEDFMRLALEEAKKGDAPYGAVIVKDNQVVAQAHNTVKRDNDPSAHAEINVIRSLTTQLQNPSLEGYTIYTTGEPCPMCASACVWTGLSEIIYGASIEDLVSVNQSQIHISCQEVIVKSFRKVKVTRGVLREECIKVFQ; from the coding sequence ATGAATCCAGAAGATTTTATGCGTTTGGCGTTGGAAGAAGCAAAAAAAGGAGACGCCCCATACGGTGCTGTGATTGTCAAAGATAACCAAGTGGTTGCCCAAGCTCATAATACAGTGAAGCGAGACAACGATCCTTCTGCTCACGCAGAAATTAATGTCATTCGCAGTTTAACCACTCAACTACAAAACCCTTCTTTAGAAGGTTATACCATATATACTACTGGTGAACCTTGTCCGATGTGTGCATCTGCTTGCGTTTGGACCGGTTTATCAGAAATTATATACGGTGCTTCTATTGAAGATTTAGTTTCAGTTAATCAATCTCAAATTCACATATCATGTCAAGAGGTTATCGTTAAGAGTTTTAGAAAAGTCAAGGTCACAAGAGGTGTTTTAAGAGAAGAGTGTATCAAAGTCTTTCAGTAA
- a CDS encoding response regulator has translation MIKVLIVDDQSLIRQGLKALLELEEDLEIVAEAENGEIAIHFVEEFYPDVVLMDIRMPIMDGVAATREIQKRFPKTKVLVLTTFDDDEYVKTALQNGAMGYLLKDTPSEELAVAIRAVNKGYTQLGPGIVKKLFTQFSSVPPTKSPSPPDSLAELTPREKEVLRLIATGASNREIAQQLYISEGTVKNHVTNILNRLDLRDRTQAAIFANSFLPYLNHPS, from the coding sequence ATGATTAAAGTTTTGATTGTAGATGATCAAAGTTTAATTCGTCAAGGATTAAAAGCATTATTGGAATTAGAAGAAGATTTAGAAATTGTCGCAGAGGCAGAAAATGGCGAAATTGCAATTCATTTCGTTGAAGAATTCTATCCAGATGTGGTACTCATGGATATTAGAATGCCTATTATGGATGGTGTTGCAGCAACTAGGGAAATTCAAAAGCGTTTTCCCAAAACTAAAGTTTTAGTACTAACAACCTTTGATGATGATGAGTATGTAAAAACCGCTTTACAGAATGGAGCGATGGGTTATTTGCTAAAAGATACACCTTCAGAAGAGTTGGCTGTCGCTATTCGTGCTGTTAACAAAGGATACACTCAATTGGGACCAGGAATAGTTAAAAAACTTTTCACCCAATTTTCTAGTGTTCCACCAACCAAGTCACCATCTCCACCAGATAGCTTAGCTGAACTAACTCCTAGAGAAAAAGAAGTTTTGCGATTGATTGCTACAGGTGCTAGTAACAGAGAAATTGCACAACAGCTGTATATTTCTGAAGGGACAGTGAAGAATCATGTCACAAATATCTTGAATCGTTTAGATTTGCGCGATCGCACCCAAGCTGCAATTTTCGCTAATTCTTTTTTACCCTATTTGAATCATCCTAGTTAA
- a CDS encoding sensor histidine kinase yields the protein MSRSIQFYNHPFRFLLYLEWVLLALAAFTAALPSHPDRHQTSFPELTICSLVLFGLMGLRLPTRNHISKVIYTALEISLILVTGFWGVKGDRIFAFLDIILVTRSCLIFQLPSRLIITALSFFLFVLTLTRRFAQIRFFPGMQERFWFFTLNFALVFVLALLFVLLLMNTVLSERESREKLAIANDKLRQYALQIENQATLEERNRIAREIHDSLGHSLTALNLQLETALKLWESNPTKAQTFLGRAKELGSKALQDVRQSVSTMRSHPLHEQSLSQAIAGLVENVQRSTPITVICQIHLDHPIPVEVNTTVYRIVQESFTNICKYAQATEVKLEIITTQTSLHLKVEDNGIGFNLTQNTTGFGLQSMRDRTLALNGHFHINSAPGSGCTMTAYIPLSKVTAN from the coding sequence GTGAGCCGTTCGATTCAATTTTACAATCATCCTTTCCGGTTTCTACTATATTTGGAGTGGGTATTGCTAGCGTTAGCTGCTTTTACAGCAGCTCTACCATCTCACCCAGATCGACATCAAACCAGCTTTCCTGAACTGACTATTTGTAGTCTGGTGCTTTTTGGCTTAATGGGTTTGAGATTACCAACTCGTAACCATATAAGTAAAGTCATTTACACCGCACTGGAGATATCTCTAATTTTGGTAACTGGTTTTTGGGGAGTTAAGGGTGATAGAATCTTTGCTTTTCTTGACATCATTTTAGTAACTCGCAGTTGTTTAATTTTTCAGTTACCAAGTCGTTTAATTATCACAGCCTTGTCATTTTTTTTATTTGTGCTAACACTGACACGTCGTTTTGCACAAATACGATTTTTTCCAGGAATGCAGGAGCGTTTTTGGTTTTTTACTCTCAATTTTGCCTTAGTCTTCGTCTTAGCGTTATTATTTGTTTTACTATTAATGAATACAGTTTTATCTGAGCGAGAAAGTCGAGAAAAACTAGCCATTGCTAATGATAAACTGCGTCAATATGCTTTGCAAATTGAAAATCAAGCTACTCTTGAAGAACGCAACCGCATTGCTCGCGAAATACATGATTCCTTAGGACATTCTCTGACGGCATTAAATTTACAATTAGAAACTGCATTGAAACTTTGGGAATCGAATCCAACCAAAGCACAAACTTTTTTAGGAAGGGCAAAAGAATTAGGTTCTAAAGCATTACAAGATGTCCGTCAATCAGTGTCTACAATGCGTTCTCATCCCTTGCATGAGCAATCTTTGTCACAGGCGATCGCTGGACTTGTAGAAAATGTTCAACGTTCAACTCCTATAACAGTAATTTGTCAAATTCACTTAGATCACCCTATTCCAGTTGAAGTTAACACTACTGTTTATCGCATTGTCCAAGAATCATTTACAAATATCTGTAAGTATGCACAAGCTACAGAAGTTAAACTGGAAATAATCACGACTCAAACTAGTTTGCATTTAAAGGTTGAGGACAATGGCATCGGGTTTAATTTAACACAAAATACCACTGGTTTTGGACTTCAAAGTATGCGTGATCGCACTTTGGCACTCAATGGTCATTTTCATATTAATAGTGCTCCTGGTTCTGGTTGCACAATGACAGCTTATATTCCCTTATCTAAAGTTACCGCAAACTAA
- a CDS encoding Spy/CpxP family protein refolding chaperone, producing the protein MKLKNLSLICGAIALSLTTTSFAVKAEANSSLPLVVAQSQPKEGPFQRLGLTDEQKTKIKEIRTNARAEVDKILTEQQREQLKTAMQNRQGRGGFAALNLSDDQKNQFRQIMQSQKTQMEAVLTVQQKEQLQKYRQEKGARRQQPNM; encoded by the coding sequence ATGAAACTCAAAAACTTATCACTAATTTGTGGAGCGATCGCCCTCAGTTTAACTACAACCTCCTTCGCCGTTAAAGCAGAAGCAAACTCCTCTCTACCCTTAGTAGTTGCACAATCTCAGCCAAAAGAAGGACCATTCCAACGTTTGGGACTAACGGATGAGCAAAAAACTAAAATAAAAGAAATTCGTACCAATGCCCGCGCTGAAGTTGACAAAATTCTCACCGAACAACAACGGGAACAGTTAAAAACCGCTATGCAAAACCGCCAGGGACGAGGTGGATTTGCTGCTTTAAATCTTTCTGATGATCAGAAAAACCAATTCCGACAAATCATGCAGTCACAGAAAACGCAAATGGAAGCAGTCCTGACTGTACAACAAAAAGAACAACTGCAAAAATACCGCCAGGAAAAAGGTGCTCGTCGTCAGCAACCCAATATGTAG
- a CDS encoding RNA methyltransferase, whose amino-acid sequence MALNQVRVILVEPAGPINVGSIARVMKNFGLNHLVLVNPQCKPLSGEALKMAVHAKDILESAVSVTTLPEALQGCTRAIATTARVRHWDSPLENPSTALPWLLEQPQQPAALIFGREDRGLSNEELNYAQRFIRIPTSSNYPSLNLATAVAICCYELAKNDTENQEDTPRENTEIPSEKLSVPFAVPIPASVNESAPLNILEEYYQQLESLLLKIGYLYPHTAASRMETFRQMYNRAQLQTREVAMLRGILRQVEWALENRNNHQGF is encoded by the coding sequence ATGGCATTAAACCAGGTGAGAGTTATCCTAGTAGAACCAGCAGGACCAATTAATGTCGGGTCGATCGCACGGGTGATGAAAAATTTTGGGTTAAATCATCTTGTGTTGGTTAATCCTCAATGTAAACCTTTGTCAGGTGAAGCACTTAAAATGGCGGTTCATGCTAAGGATATTTTAGAGTCAGCAGTCTCAGTGACGACGCTACCAGAAGCATTGCAAGGATGTACGCGGGCGATCGCCACCACCGCTCGTGTTCGTCACTGGGATTCCCCCCTGGAAAATCCCTCCACAGCACTACCTTGGTTACTGGAGCAACCACAACAACCAGCCGCGCTAATTTTTGGTAGGGAAGATCGAGGACTGAGTAATGAAGAATTAAATTATGCTCAGCGGTTTATTCGTATTCCTACCAGTTCTAATTATCCATCGTTGAATTTGGCGACTGCTGTGGCTATTTGCTGTTATGAGTTAGCAAAAAATGACACAGAAAATCAAGAGGATACGCCTAGAGAAAACACGGAGATTCCTAGTGAAAAATTATCTGTACCTTTTGCTGTGCCCATCCCCGCATCTGTTAACGAGTCTGCACCTTTGAACATCTTGGAAGAATACTACCAACAGTTAGAATCACTACTACTCAAGATTGGATATCTTTATCCTCATACAGCAGCTAGCCGTATGGAAACATTTCGGCAAATGTATAATCGTGCTCAATTACAAACTAGAGAAGTTGCGATGTTGCGAGGTATTTTACGACAGGTAGAATGGGCGCTAGAGAACCGGAACAATCATCAAGGCTTTTAA
- a CDS encoding serine hydrolase codes for MPTRTVIKTVSRRPKTSRRPVKSKVPKQGQNKVEATKQQQAPYSRTMPTRIKSIPPLIPVTSPTKRSGVPPTPAKPTAAAKGRISPYNPKKVQSKNVEMRKQPLPRKIGASRQKKRLKPMARTFLYALRLLIVGVGIGAIVGTALSVLDPASRINTSNGRSSDTTIGQAQRQFQNPSETASGLFLTQEISSLKTIVQNLAAASPNLTPGVFLVDLDSGNYIDVNGSSTFSAASTIKIPILIAFFQDIDDNKISLDETLTMTKQMVVGGSGDMQYKPAGTQFTIMEVATKMITVSDNTATNMLIERLGGIETLNQRFRNWGLTTTTIRNPLPDLSGTNTTSPKELAKLIGMVNKGNLVSVASRDRILNIMRRTVRNQLLPTGLGAGATIAHKTGDIGTTLADAGLVDMPSGKRYVVAVMVQRPNNDPRAEKLISSISRAAYQQFSPNAPIPPSSGSTIPTAGSQSPVMTPPVPNRTGSTIPTTGSQSPVMTPPVPNSTGSTIPTTGYQPPVITAPLPNGMGSTIPPNGYQPPVITAPLPNGMGSTIPPNGYQPPVAPLVPPPVMNPQYYYPYQR; via the coding sequence ATGCCAACGAGAACCGTTATAAAAACAGTCTCACGGCGTCCAAAAACCAGCCGCCGTCCGGTTAAAAGCAAAGTTCCAAAGCAGGGGCAAAATAAAGTCGAAGCGACAAAGCAGCAGCAAGCCCCCTACAGCCGAACAATGCCTACACGTATAAAATCGATTCCCCCCTTAATCCCTGTGACTTCGCCCACAAAGCGATCAGGAGTACCACCAACACCAGCCAAACCAACAGCTGCTGCCAAAGGAAGGATTTCACCATACAATCCAAAGAAAGTACAGTCAAAAAATGTGGAAATGCGGAAGCAGCCGTTACCAAGAAAAATCGGTGCATCTCGACAAAAGAAGCGCTTAAAGCCGATGGCAAGAACATTTTTGTATGCCCTACGGCTGTTAATTGTAGGAGTTGGTATTGGTGCGATCGTAGGTACGGCGTTATCAGTGTTAGATCCTGCAAGTCGCATCAACACATCAAATGGCAGATCATCTGATACAACTATTGGGCAGGCACAGCGACAGTTCCAAAATCCCTCAGAAACCGCTTCAGGGTTATTCCTGACTCAAGAAATTTCTTCTTTAAAAACTATAGTACAAAATTTAGCAGCTGCTAGCCCTAATCTCACACCAGGAGTTTTCTTAGTAGATTTAGACAGTGGCAATTATATAGATGTGAATGGCTCCTCCACTTTTTCTGCTGCTAGCACGATTAAGATTCCTATTTTGATTGCCTTTTTCCAAGATATAGATGATAACAAAATTAGTTTAGATGAAACACTGACCATGACCAAGCAAATGGTTGTTGGTGGTTCTGGGGATATGCAATATAAACCAGCCGGAACTCAGTTCACAATCATGGAAGTGGCGACTAAGATGATAACAGTCAGCGACAACACAGCAACAAACATGCTGATTGAGCGCTTAGGTGGTATCGAGACACTGAATCAGCGTTTCCGCAATTGGGGTTTGACAACAACTACAATTCGCAATCCCCTACCTGATTTGTCAGGGACAAACACGACTAGTCCAAAGGAGTTAGCGAAGCTGATAGGGATGGTGAATAAAGGAAATTTGGTAAGTGTCGCATCGCGCGATCGCATACTAAATATTATGCGTCGCACTGTGAGAAATCAGCTTTTGCCTACTGGTTTAGGAGCAGGCGCAACTATTGCCCATAAAACGGGCGATATTGGCACAACACTTGCAGATGCAGGTTTAGTTGATATGCCCAGTGGTAAGCGTTATGTAGTTGCGGTTATGGTACAACGTCCTAATAACGATCCCCGTGCCGAAAAACTCATTAGCTCAATTTCTCGTGCGGCTTATCAACAATTTAGCCCAAATGCTCCCATACCTCCTAGTTCAGGAAGCACAATCCCTACAGCTGGTTCTCAATCCCCAGTAATGACTCCGCCTGTACCTAACAGGACAGGAAGCACTATCCCAACAACTGGTTCTCAATCCCCAGTAATGACTCCGCCTGTACCCAACAGCACAGGAAGCACAATCCCTACAACTGGTTATCAACCCCCAGTGATCACTGCGCCTCTACCCAACGGTATGGGAAGCACTATACCCCCCAACGGTTATCAACCGCCAGTGATCACTGCGCCTCTACCCAATGGTATGGGAAGCACTATACCCCCCAACGGTTATCAGCCTCCCGTTGCGCCACTGGTTCCACCTCCGGTTATGAATCCGCAGTATTATTATCCTTACCAGCGATAA
- the psb28 gene encoding photosystem II reaction center protein Psb28, translating into MTSITPSIQFFSGITEELNNVSLRRNLTSGKRIVVMIFKQLKALEGFNTFTKQPLNSMLLKDEEGEISVTPSSTQFIFGGPEGDELQRVECKFEVDQEEHWERFMRFMNRYAQVNDMVYGESQ; encoded by the coding sequence ATGACATCTATCACACCGTCAATCCAATTTTTTTCTGGCATTACTGAAGAACTCAACAATGTTAGCTTGCGACGTAATCTCACCTCTGGTAAGCGTATTGTTGTGATGATTTTTAAGCAACTCAAAGCGTTGGAAGGATTTAATACCTTTACAAAACAACCTTTAAATTCCATGCTTTTAAAAGACGAAGAAGGTGAAATCAGCGTCACTCCATCTTCCACACAATTCATTTTTGGCGGTCCAGAAGGTGATGAGTTGCAGCGCGTAGAATGTAAATTTGAAGTAGACCAAGAAGAGCATTGGGAACGATTCATGAGATTTATGAATCGTTATGCCCAGGTGAATGATATGGTATACGGTGAATCACAATAG
- a CDS encoding AraC family transcriptional regulator → MTITLTQKDSAQLWAEAEQNSTWNAASEPFEIICQIPKQLGKGYVRDIEVYPQLWLSISDYKYHDDVLLKAPARNHPVQFSVLLSGMVGDGTGEYFGGGYTLISGSGVQRAMTFEIRKSQHVGIDIHMQPDLLATFFPTHDGQISPELSLLVKANDWQTLLYPETTTAINFVAQQMINCPYQGMTKRIYLQAKVLELMALQLAPILADQGGVHSSGQLKAQTIARLNYAREILLSSLENPPSILELAQQVGVSDRTLRRGFQKLFGTTVFGYLTDKRMEWAEQLLRQGNTTVAAVANRIGYSHQGRFALTFKRKYGITPSECFLGKMSVSEP, encoded by the coding sequence ATGACGATTACCCTTACACAAAAAGACAGTGCTCAATTGTGGGCGGAAGCTGAGCAAAACAGTACATGGAATGCAGCATCAGAACCATTTGAAATTATATGTCAAATACCTAAGCAACTGGGTAAAGGTTATGTGCGAGACATCGAGGTGTATCCCCAACTCTGGCTTTCAATTTCCGACTATAAATATCACGATGATGTGTTATTGAAAGCGCCTGCTCGCAATCACCCCGTGCAATTTTCAGTCCTGCTTTCTGGCATGGTGGGAGATGGAACAGGTGAGTACTTTGGTGGAGGGTATACGCTCATCTCTGGCAGTGGTGTGCAACGAGCAATGACTTTTGAAATACGAAAATCTCAGCACGTTGGCATTGACATCCATATGCAGCCAGATTTGCTGGCAACTTTTTTCCCCACACACGACGGGCAAATTTCCCCTGAGTTGAGTCTGCTGGTGAAGGCCAACGATTGGCAGACATTGCTTTATCCAGAAACGACGACAGCTATAAACTTTGTGGCACAACAAATGATTAACTGTCCCTACCAAGGAATGACAAAGCGGATATATTTGCAAGCAAAGGTGTTGGAACTAATGGCGTTGCAGTTAGCCCCGATTTTGGCGGATCAGGGTGGAGTGCATTCTTCCGGGCAACTGAAGGCACAAACCATCGCCCGACTTAATTACGCCCGTGAAATTTTGCTCTCTAGTTTGGAGAATCCGCCATCGATATTGGAATTAGCGCAGCAGGTGGGGGTGAGCGATCGCACCCTCCGACGCGGATTTCAGAAACTTTTTGGTACAACAGTATTTGGCTACCTGACTGATAAACGTATGGAGTGGGCAGAGCAGCTCTTGCGACAAGGTAACACTACCGTTGCTGCAGTTGCCAATCGGATTGGCTATTCCCATCAGGGGCGCTTTGCTCTTACCTTCAAGCGCA